From a single Labrus bergylta chromosome 14, fLabBer1.1, whole genome shotgun sequence genomic region:
- the slc47a1 gene encoding multidrug and toxin extrusion protein 1 → MEKVGSLDPARPSSGAGPVAEDLVAKAAEVKENEESEAVSSKLFRCACMRRWIPLAYREELYQVLRLSGPLLLARILNFLLPFVCTIFCGHIGNAVLAGYALATATINVTTGATGYGLVIACDTLISQTYGSKNLKRIGVILQRSSLILLLFCLPCWALLINSENLLLLLHQEEAVARNAQIYMMAFLPAVPAMFLHQLQVAYLQNQGIILPQMYTAAVANIINLGVNYVLIYTLHLGVTGSAIASSLSQITICLLLFLYIRWKKLHQLTWGGWSTDCLQEWGSYMHLAVPGAFMTCFEWWIWEIGSFLAGILGETDLAAWHIIMEIGTIIYMFPLGIHAAACVRVGNALGAGNTSRALLTCKVALVLAGALAVLQGVVVTGCKSFIGVIFTSDENIMEIVSQNLTVYTFVQFFDAILCVCSGILIGSGMQKIAAFASLISYYGIGLPVGIALMFFAHLRILGFWLGLLVCVALQMGFFLVIIIKLNWTKVTQKAQQRAGRTVVMVLPKRPISTVLTEGIVPDLSDCPVTAPLDREEVPKTVGYSAVHTDDQELKANHEKDGNTSAAGGADESKNTKPQMLLSVSQLILRRGFILIVLVLILIIGVVFHIVFPAPEPSVQSRANFTLNWANDSTATPLTPMDLNKSL, encoded by the exons ATGGAGAAGGTGGGTTCCCTGGACCCTGCACGTCCGTCTTCGGGCGCAGGGCCTGTTGCAGAGGATTTGGTTGCCAAGGCGGCAGAAGTTAAAGAAAATGAGGAATCGGAGGCGGTCAGCTCCAAACTGTTTCGATGTGCTTGCATGAGGCGTTGGATACCTCTGGCCTACAGGGAAGAACTCTACCAGGTCTTAAGACTCTCAGGTCCATTG CTTCTGGCTCGGATTCTGAACTTCCTCCTGCCGTTTGTCTGCACCATATTCTGTGGTCACATTGGAAATGCAGTGCTGGCTGGATACGCGCTGGCCACGGCG ACCATTAATGTGACCACAGGTGCAACAGGTTATGGCCTTGTTATAGCTTGTGACACACTTATTTCACAG aCATATGGCAGTAAGAATTTGAAACGCATTGGAGTTATTTTGCAAAGGAGCTCATTAatcctgctgctgttttgtcTGCCCTGTTGGGCTCTTCTCATCAACTCTGAAAATTTACTGCTCCTCTTGCATCAAGAAGAAGCGGTGGCGAG GAACGCCCAGATCTATATGATGGCATTTCTTCCAGCTGTTCCA GCCATGTTCCTGCACCAGCTGCAAGTTGCCTATCTACAGAACCAA GGGATCATTCTGCCTCAGATGTACACGGCAGCAGTCGCAAATATTATCAACCTGGGGGTCAACTACGTCTTAATCTACACCCTCCATTTGGGTGTCAC GGGTTCAGCCATTGCCTCCAGCCTCTCTCAGATCACCATCTGCCTGCTGTTGTTTCTCTACATCAGATGGAAGAAACTCCATCAGCTGACATGGGGAG GCTGGTCCACTGACTGTCTGCAGGAGTGGGGCTCCTACATGCATCTGGCTGTACCTGGTGCTTTCATGACCTGCTTTGAGTGGTGGATCTGGGAGATTGGAAGTTTCCTTGCTG GTATACTTGGTGAGACGGATCTTGCTGCGTGGCATATAATCATGGAGATAGGAACCATAATATACATG TTTCCTCTAGGTATCCATGCAGCTGCATGTGTACGTGTTGGAAATGCTCTTGGGGCAGGAAACACGTCCAGGGCCTTACTTACGTGCAAAGTGGCCCTGGTTCTAGCAG GAGCGCTGGCTGTACTCCAGGGTGTTGTTGTCACCGGCTGTAAGTCTTTCATTGGCGTCATATTTACCTCTGATGA AAACATCATGGAGATTGTCTCACAGAACCTCACAGTCTACACATTTGTGCAATTCTTTGACGCCATTCTG tgtgtcTGCTCAGGGATTCTTATTGGATCTGGGATGCAGAAAATTGCTGCCTTCGCCAGCCTGATCAGTTACTACGGCATCGGTCTGCCTGTGGGAATAGCTCTGATGTTTTTTGCCCATCTTAGGATATTAG GTTTCTGGCTGGGTCTCCTCGTCTGTGTTGCCCTTCAGATGGGATTCTTCCTTGTCATAATCATCAAACTTAACTGGACAAAAGTCACACAGAAG GCTCAACAGCGCGCTGGAAGGACAGTGGTGATGGTGTTACCAAAGCGTCCTATTAGTACAGTCCTGACTGAAGGGATAGTGCCTGACCTCTCAGACTGCCCGGTCACA GCCCCGTTGGACAGGGAAGAAGTCCCTAAAACAGTGGGTTACAGTGCAGTCCACACAGACGATCAGGAGCTGAAAGCCAATCATGAAAAAGATGGGAACACATCAGCTGCAGGGGGGGCTGACGAAAGCAAAAACACCAAACCTCAAATGCTGCTTTCCGTCAGTCAGCTGATCTTGCGTCGGGGGTTCATTTTGATAGTGTTAGTTCTCATTTTGATTATAGGTGTTGTTTTCCATATTGTTTTTCCTGCACCTGAGCCCTCTGTTCAGAGCAGGGCCAATTTCACCCTTAACTGGGCTAATGACTCCACTGCTACACCTCTGACTCCAATGGACCTGAACAAAAGCCTCTGA